The DNA window AGCTACGGGGGGCTCCATATAATTATTATAGGGTAACCCTCTTATTTATTTTTTTCTGAGTTATGACCCCCCTCCTCGCCTTAAAAGGTGAGGTTTACCAGCTATTTTATTATGGCTTTGGCGAGGGTTCTCTTCTCTGTTCTACTAGGTTTTTTATCTTCTCTCTTATGGTTATTGTTAGGTGGATCTCTAGGTCGTATTTTTCCTTCAAATCCCTTCCTGGGATCTTTATGCCTGTTGATGATATTATGACATAGCCTGAATCTAGGATCCTCTTTAACCCCTCTATATCCCCCCTTCTAGCCATGTTCTCTAGATATTCCTCTAATTTATAGTGCTCTGCTATCGCTCTCGTGCTCGGTGTTGAGCCACATACTAGGCATGTATAGTCTGGCATTAGGGCGTTGAATCCACATGCTGGGCATTCTGGTGGGAGTGATCTATCTCTCTGGATCATCCACTGTTTATTCCACTCAAGCCTCGCCGCTGCTAGATACTCATCCCTCCCCAGCCTCTTTGCCTCTCTATATAGCTTTCCAGCATAGCTCAGTATCCACGGGCCTAGGGCGGATGCTATGTATTCAAGCTGCTCCTCGCTGAGGCTCTCCCTCAGCTCTAGGATTCCCAGGGCTATTAGGGGTCTTATCCTATCCTCATTCCTCCTTATCCTCTTCACAACCGTATCGACATCGGGTCTCGACTCTCCGAGAACGATCTCTGTTATCTTGGTTAATATAGTTAGAAGCTCCTCTCTAGATAGCCCTAACATATCGAGGCCCAGCCTGGATGATATCTCATCTAGCCTCTCAGACACCCATTCCTCCAGATCGAATGCTTTTTTCCTTGCAGCCCTCCTAGCTCTCTTAGGCTTCTCCTCAGCCTCCTCCTTTTTCTCCTCCGCTTTAGCGCCTTTCTTTCTAGGCATAGGCATCCTATAGATACGATGCGCCTAAATACTAATATCCAATAATTAGATAGCTTAACATGAATCTGTTACTTTCACCCACCCCTCTAAGGTATTCCCGGCGCAATAGAATTTATTATATTTTTTGTAACGAGGTATTACATGGGATAGGGTGGCCCAATCAGTGAAAAAGACTAGGGAAATATATGGGGGAAGGGAAACAAGATATTTGACGCTATGTGTATGGGGTGGTGATCTATGTCAAGGGCTATAGATACAGAGACGTCTAAGGCTACGAGATCTGAGAAGGAGGCTAGACAGCTGTTCATAGTTGTTGTTAAGAGGGATGGCTCTAGAGAGGACTTCGATATAGGGAAGCTAGCGAGATCCATAGCATTGGCTATGAAAGGATCTGGGCTCGATGTAGGCTTAGTTGAGGAGGTAATAGATAGTGTTTATGAGGAGCTTGAGGATAGATGCGGCTCGCGAGAGATCTGCGAGATATTAACAAGAGATCTTGCTGATCTTGTTGAGAAGAGATTCATGATAATGGGTATCAGGGATCAGAGGTTCTTCGAGGCTGCTAAGAGATATGCCCTCGCAAGGATCTACCAGGATGTATATGGCGATAGATGGGATGGATCTTTCAGCGAGAGAGATCTTCTGCTTACCTATCAAGCTATAAAGGTTCTCGAGTCTAGGTACCTGCTTAAAGATCCTGAGAGCCTTAGATATATAGAGACGCCTCAGATGTTGTTTAGAAGAGTTGCCAGGGTTATAGCTTCTGTTGAGAAGCTATATGGCAAATCTGATAAGGAGGTAAGGGATCTTGAGGAGGAGTTCTACGAGTTAATATCATCCCTCAGATTCATCCCTAATACACCTACTCTAATGAATGCTGGTACTAGGTTGGGCATACTCTCGGCATGCTTCGTAATACCTGTTAGAGACTCTCTAGTAACACCTGATGGGGAGGGTATAATGGATGCCCTCAGAGCCCAGGCTATAATTCAGAAGATGGGTGGTGGAACAGGCTTCTCATTCTCCGAGCTGAGACCTGAAGGAGATGTGGTGGGATCCACAGCTGGGGTTGCCTCAGGACCCCTCAGCTTCATGAGACTCTTTGATGTAAACACGGACGTGATTAAGCAGGGTGGTAAGAGGAGAGGCGCTAACATGGGGATCCTACATGTTTGGCATCCGGATATTGAGAGGTTCATAGTGAGCAAGACTGGCGAGCTCAAAGATGTGCATCTGCAGAACTTCAACATAAGCGTTGGCATGTATGATGCCTTTATGAAGGCGCTTGAGAAGGGCGAGAAATTCCCCCTGATAAATCCGAGGAAGACACAGCTGAGACCAGGATCAGGTGATTCCAGGTTCTATGCCATTGTAAGGGCTAGACATAGCATTGAGGAGGAGTGGGTTCAAGAGGCTATATTGGATGAGCTTGAGGAGAGGGGAGGCTCTATCCCCCTCGACGAGTCTAGGATAATAACTTGGGAGGAGGCTTTAGCAATAGCGGAGAGGGAGGGTGCTATAGTGAGGTGGATAGATCCTAGG is part of the Sulfolobales archaeon genome and encodes:
- a CDS encoding adenosylcobalamin-dependent ribonucleoside-diphosphate reductase, whose product is MSRAIDTETSKATRSEKEARQLFIVVVKRDGSREDFDIGKLARSIALAMKGSGLDVGLVEEVIDSVYEELEDRCGSREICEILTRDLADLVEKRFMIMGIRDQRFFEAAKRYALARIYQDVYGDRWDGSFSERDLLLTYQAIKVLESRYLLKDPESLRYIETPQMLFRRVARVIASVEKLYGKSDKEVRDLEEEFYELISSLRFIPNTPTLMNAGTRLGILSACFVIPVRDSLVTPDGEGIMDALRAQAIIQKMGGGTGFSFSELRPEGDVVGSTAGVASGPLSFMRLFDVNTDVIKQGGKRRGANMGILHVWHPDIERFIVSKTGELKDVHLQNFNISVGMYDAFMKALEKGEKFPLINPRKTQLRPGSGDSRFYAIVRARHSIEEEWVQEAILDELEERGGSIPLDESRIITWEEALAIAEREGAIVRWIDPRELWRKIVRGAWDSGDPGLVFIDTINRRHSVWYLGKINATNPCAEEPLLDWEPCNLGSIDLAKYVVEDQGVPRIDLEGLARDIRIAVRFLDNVIDAAKWPLPQLERGAKLTRKIGLGVMGWAHALIRLGIRYDSVDAIYLAWYLARFIYYHALKASIDLAKEKGAFPTFIPKLYRP